From Chryseobacterium camelliae:
CGAATAGTATCAGGCAGATGCAGCAAGCAGATAGACCGTTTTTTCATCCTAAATATTTTAACCAATATCGTAAAAGCAGGGCACAAATTTACTTATTTTAAAATGATTAACAATTAAAATTTTTATAGGCATTAATGGATTAATTGAAAGATAATCGACAACAAGGGCATTATCTATAATTTTTGCTGTTAAAAATTTATTATATATAAAAAGTCTGTGCTGCCTGTGCTGTGTTCTGGGACCGCATCAGGTGTAGGAGCCTTACAGCAGCGGTCATTCCCATTTTAAATCCGTCATTGATGAGGTATTCATACGACTCATCGAGGTATTTCGGGAGCGTTCCTTCGCTTATGGCTACAACTTTTACGGTGTTCCCGCGGATATTTTTCTTAATGAGTGTGCTGTGCAGGCCCGCCAGCGTTTCATCACTCATGGCAAAAAAGCCATCGAAATTTTCATAATCCAGAAGGATGTCCAGCTTATCTTTAACTGTATCTGCAGAATTGCAGTAGATCACTTTATAATCGATCGCAGGAAATCTGCTGATTTCTTTAATGAAAAAATCTTTCCTTACCTGGGTAATTTCAAGGTTTTCGTCACCGAATATGGCAAGGACCTTTGTGCAGCTCGCAGCAACAAATTGTTCAACGGCCATAGCCATGTTTTTTGCATTGTCAAAAATAACCTCATCATATTCTTTCTGCGGCAGTGTCTTATCAAAGATAACAGCAGGGATTCCCATGGCTCTGATCTTATTCAGATGGTTAAGGTCATGCGTATTCCGGGTTACTGAAATAAGAATTCCATCTACTCTGGAATTGATGCAGGTAAGGAGGTTTTCCTCTTCAATCTGGCAGGACTCTTCTGAAGAGAGAACAAAAAAATGGTATCCTTCTTTGTGCAATACCGAAGAAATCCCTTTGATGATGGAAGGAATAAAGAACATGGAAATTTCAGGGATAATAAGCCCGATAGCTTTAGAAGATTTTTTCCGGAAGTTAATAGCAAAGTCATTAGGAACGTAATTAAACGTTTCTGCAGCTTCTTTAACCCTTTGCTTGACAGTACTGCTGATATCCGGATGATCCTTTAATGCACGCGATACCGTAGAGGTACTGATATTGAGCATTTCAGCAAGGTCTTTTATAGTGATTCTTTTCATTTTGGGTTAATTGAAGCAATTTTTGGGTGAATTTAGCAATGATTTTCGAGGATTTTAACGT
This genomic window contains:
- a CDS encoding LacI family DNA-binding transcriptional regulator, which codes for MKRITIKDLAEMLNISTSTVSRALKDHPDISSTVKQRVKEAAETFNYVPNDFAINFRKKSSKAIGLIIPEISMFFIPSIIKGISSVLHKEGYHFFVLSSEESCQIEEENLLTCINSRVDGILISVTRNTHDLNHLNKIRAMGIPAVIFDKTLPQKEYDEVIFDNAKNMAMAVEQFVAASCTKVLAIFGDENLEITQVRKDFFIKEISRFPAIDYKVIYCNSADTVKDKLDILLDYENFDGFFAMSDETLAGLHSTLIKKNIRGNTVKVVAISEGTLPKYLDESYEYLINDGFKMGMTAAVRLLHLMRSQNTAQAAQTFYI